In Zygosaccharomyces rouxii strain CBS732 chromosome E complete sequence, the DNA window AAACAGAACACGGAAGAAACGTCATCATCTACGAAGAACGAATAAAACGATAACATCACATAATACGAGGTTCATAATATCATGTGATATGAGATTATTCACCTAATCTACGATCTAGTAAAGAGTTTCTAGGTGCTTGTCGTGGTAGCATAGTAGGTCTACCAGCTCCGACTGCTGTTCCCACTGGCTCAGCATCCTGCATGCTTACATCCATGTCTGTAGGTTCTGGTGTCGTCGATGGAGACTCTAAATTGAGCCAACGTACAGTTTTAGTGACTACCGGAGTTTGCAGATTCTTGCGGTTACTGCCATTATTACCGTTGGGAGAGCTACTGCCCGTAGGTGAATCAGTAGCTTTTGTCACGCGACGAGGACCCGACCGCCTAGTGGCTGGTTTCAAAATGGATTGGGTAGATGACACTGTTGGCGGGCTACTGCTACGACTGCTACCACTGCTTATGACAAAATTTCTGCCAAAGGTCtcgaattcttcatctattTTCACAAGATCTTGCACCGCAGCCGCTATGTTTGTATCGTGAGCTAAACAAAGAGATAAAAATTTAAACCGTTGcgataaaatttcatcttgtaGTACACGTTCCACCATAGCAGATGCATTAATCAGGATTTCATTGCGTATGAACTCTGCAAGGTGATCCAATTGTGCTTCAAAATAGGGCAAATCTCTTGCGTCATTCCAACCTTCCATCTCTTttaattttggtaaatcGACAGTACGACATCTTTCCAGGACGAGGTCCAGCTCACCTGGCTGATCAAATGCATCTTCCAACTCGCGAATTTTATTGGTCAATTGATCATGCAAAAGAGTACTGCTTTGATATATCTGGGGATCCGTCCATTCCTGCACTAGTGAAATAACGTTGATTAATTCCAATTGCACCAACTGTAAAAAGCGTCTTTTACAAAGCATTAAGGATTTAATGTTCTTAGAATTGTGGAAATTTCCTGCTTTGGCGAAGGCGGTTTGTACATTTTGTAGACAATCTTCGATGGCCAGCTGAACTTTCTCCTGAGTCAGTTGATATTTCTTTAACCTCATATCAATGACCACTTGTTCCCTACGTCTTAGTTCATCAATCTCTTGCTTCTGTTCAGATATCATCTTTAAATAAGATGAAACGTGTCTGTCCAAAGTTTGATTGTTTCTGCTGACTTTAGTCTTGATCTCTTTGGCACGATTTGCATATTTCAAAGTGTTTAAAGTTTCATCGTAATGGGTACTACTGGGAGAAATGCAAACTATCATTACGGTCTTACAATTACCTCccaatgaaaatttcaacaaccttgtcaatttggaatctcTATAGGGAACGTGACACGACCTGCGTGTTCCGTCATTCAAACAAAGAGCATTAATACAGTTTCCCAATGCCAATAGGGATCGGTTAATATTAGCACCTTCGTACAGTCGGTTTCCTCTGTTCTTGGTTGTAGCGGCTCTTTCACTACCTGCTAAATCGATAATGGATAATGTAGCAAAAGTATGATCTGATTTTAGATCTGCAGTACGATTGTGTTGCATGATGTGTATCTGTAAAACGGCATGAGATCTGGATGAAGCTTCATTGGCATCTGTTGCCGATGTAGTACGATTCATATTACCCTTGATAACTAAATCCATGACATCTTCCACCTTTTGAGGATTATAATGAGATAAATTGGATACACGGATACTTTCATTACTATCCTCCAAAATAACTAGTTTTTTACTCGAGGTCTCAGGACACAGCAAATCTCGAATGGATTCATTGTAGATctctaaaaatgaaagtgaCAATTCGAAATGCTTCGTATcctttaaattttcaattcgaTTGAACAACTCTTGCATCGcttggaaaatgatacCAGGATTTTCGGGAGACCCACTGATGGTATAAGTCTTACCACAACCAGTTGCACCGTACGCGAAAACCGTACCGTTAAAACCATCCAACACTGAATCTAACAGAGGTATCATAGTAGATTCATATACATCTTTCTGAGTAGAGTCCACATCGAATAGTCGATCAAATACAAATCTCACTTCTCCTCCATTTCTTCGTAGCCGCCTTCGACTTCGATTCTTGCGAGAATACATAGAGTTTAAAACCGTTTCGCCTACTTTATTAAGAGGATTCGTATCAGCAGGATCAAAGATAAGCATCTTATCATCCACACATTCAACGATCCTCCTAATACCTTGTGGTCTCAGCATCGCAGGTAGCCTTGTATTTGATTTCTGATACTTCTCATCACTGTCACCAACACTATTGCCGTTGGGAAGTACTAAATTAGAATCTCCCATATTCACATAGAATTCATCTCGACCTTCAGGCATCAAATGAGAACTCTCATAATCTGTAAAGGGCCTAACCCTAACGGCCACCACAATGGAGGATTGGCGCTCTTTGGAATCCATTATCCACTTGATCTGGGGCGTACTTGAAGGCGGGAAAAAGGTACAAGGTACAATTCGGACCTATGAGCACCACTAATAATATCAATGCAACTAAATTAACTGGGAATTGTCCCGAAATTCCTTATTTTTTCGAAGAAGTTTCTAATAGCTCTCTTGTTTATTCTAGTTTTGAAGGTTTTTGTAAATGTGCGGGTAAAGATAGTCTCTAAAAAGGCATCGGATCCTAAAACTAAAAAAGATTTCACGATACTTCTCTAATGTCAATAAGTTGTACATAAGGAGTAACCAAATATCAAAGGATTGGTTAGGCTAGGTTGGTTGGAAGTTGTCCAGAAGGTAGAAAAGCATACGTGATTGTAGATATCCTCATCTTCCCCTCCCTTCTTTTATCCTGTTGCTAATATACGtttcatttcaaaaatgtcATTTCGATTTAATTCCCAAGCTTTTGAAGACAACTcatttaatgaaaagatcaGAGAGAAATTAACGCAGGCGTTGAATTCGTCCTCCAGTGATTCGAGATCACCGAAGGTTACCAAAACTACTATGGGTGAGGGCAGTACGTCAAAAAAGGATAGTGGATCTGGAGGTAAatcaagaaaatttgacATTTTAAAAAGTGGGATTACCGTAAGTAAAGTTAACTTCCCTACTACCCCTCAGCTGGAAATATTAGACCTGGACATTAGCGCACAACCAAGGTCACTCGTAAAGGGAATATGCAAAATTTCATGCAAAGATGCAATGTTACAAATCCAAACTGAGGTGGAGGCTAATCTTTTATTGGTTTATTCAGAATGCTCACCATCTTTTGCTACACCAAACATGATTTGTAACGATTCATTTACCATCCCTATTACTATGGTTTTCAGTGAAATCAGGTTGGAAGCCATAACGAATATCTTTGTCAAACATTCTGGAATCGGTATTTCCTTTAACGATGTTAATTtagattttaaatttgatTGTTCtatgaagattttacaaTCGACGATTGAAAGaaggttgaaaaattctatgCACCATTTGTTTAAAGAGGTTCTACCCAGCGTCATCTTTAGTATGTCACAATCACTATTTCTTTCAGAAGCCGCTAGAAACCAAGAGATGCATAATGAATCGCGGGGCGATTCTCGGCCCTCTCCTAGAGTTGTCTTAGAGGAATCGGACCTACAGGAATTGTCTCCTGCGAACATGTTGAGACTGTCCACACTGATATCCTCAAGGCAGACCTTATCGCTGCATGGGACGGTGCTGAATGTACCTTCCACGATTCCTGGTTGTCTAGAGAGGCAGAATTTACATCGTTTCAATTCTAGAATCCCGTCATTATCCAATTATTATGCATCttacaaagaagaagaaaagagtCGACAAGTGGAAGTTAAGAAAAGTGTAGGCTCGTCTGTGCCGCTACCACATACTTCGTTTGCTGCGAACCCTAATTTACTACCAGTAAGAACCTTACAAGAAGGCGCCTACGATTTGCCAACAATTACAGGAATACAGAATcgaatctttgaaagaagtactgatgagaatgaacgtccaagaagaagaaaacttaaaatcaaaatgtCAGGGCGCAAGCAGCAACCACAAGCACCCAAAGAGGAGGAACCAAAACAGGCAGAGCAACAGCCTGAAACCgaaccacaacaacagcgGTTATTACCTACACCCGAAATACCCTCTCGTGAACAAGCTTCTACGCCTGTGGATATTGATCCCACTGTATCGACGCCAGATAGTCCTGATACCGAAATAACATCACCAAAACCCTTAAGCATCAGAAATCCAATTTTATCGGATGtggaaaaaatggattccGAAGATGCATCTGCTAAATCATTCGTAGCACCGCTCAAGCTACCAGTTAGTATTACctcaaaatatttcaacTATCCAGCCGATCACATATCGGCACAGACTCCAAGAAGGTATTCACCACAGAGAATCAATTGGGAAGATGCACTTTTTAATACTTCGGAATTGTCTAATTTGAGAACATCTCTTTACTCCCCCATTGCTAGGGGCTCACTGCTAAATCCTACAAAAGAACGTCCAGATCGTGGTAGAATATTGGATAACAGACGTCTAAGTTTCGTCGGGctaaatttcaaaggtgGCAAATGGggtgatgacgatgacCCACCTCCTTACAGCGGCTGATGATTACGttctattactattgttcTTATTATCtattctttattctttattTAACGACTATTAACATACATATTACAAGGGACGCAActaatgaaaatttaaataTATTTTCAAGTAACTATCTTGGACCATTCTGCTTCAGTGTAGCATTTACAACTAAATGCATGGATCTgtgcaatttcttccttgaGAACGGTGTTCATCCAACGACTTCTCTGTAGCTTGTTCTTTCCCTGGAATGAGTTACTTACGACCACAATGTCAAAAGATTGGCCACATCCACCGGAGATATCTGTAACAATAGTCTGATACAATTCGGAAACGTTTTCCTTGATTCTAATTTCGATCTGATCTTTGCTTACCATCCTTGATCTCCTTGTTTCTTGGTGCTGATTAACCATATAAGGATCGCTCAagtgaaatttcatctcatctcatctcatcagATTTCTTCTACTTATAACATCCAGTAATACAAGACGAAAAGAAATGAGTAGAGCATTGGCTAGATCTCAATTGCAACGCTTTATCAATGCAGTTACCAAATACTATCCATCGGGCTATGCTGATAGCTCTTGGGATAATACTGGTCTCTTGATTGACTGTTCTGTTGAGAAGGCATCTTCAGAAGAACCTAGAGTTCTCCTAACGGTAGATTTGACCGCTAGTGTAGTCCAAGAAGCTATAGAAAAGGGCTGTAATGCAATCTTGGCATACCATCCTTTCATCTTTCCCAGCTGGAAAAGTTTAAGTCCCCATTCTAATCCCCAACATAGAAGTGCTCTAAGACTTATACAAGAAGGTATATCAGTTTACAGTCCTCATACGGCCGTTGATGCTGCCAAGGGCGGTGTTAATGACTGGTTAGCATTTGGTTTAGCCGGTAACGATCGCTACAGGGTAGTTTCCAATGTTGTATTGGAACCCATTAAGGGTCAATGCAttaatggtgaagaacCTAGTGAAGTTGGATACGGTCGTTTGGTGACGTTGTCAGCACCATTAAGCTTAGCTCAAATTGTAGAAAACGTTAAAAAGTCTTTAGGTATTCCCCACGTCCAAGTAGCCAGTTTGGCCAAGGATCACCAGCAACACAACATTAGGAAGATCGCTCTATGTGCAGGTAGCGGTTCTGGTGTCTTCAAATCACTACGTGAAGATGTTGACCTCTACTATTCAGGTGAATTGGGTCACCATGAAGTGCTGCGTTACAAGGAATCTGGTAAGGCAGTTATCGTTTGTAACCACTCAAATACTGAACGTGGATTCCTCAGAGATGAATTCAGCAAGCAATTGCAAGATGAGGGCATTGAAAACATTGTCAGCGAGACTGACGTCGATCCTTTACAAGTAGTATAAAATAGCATAGCATTCATAAATTTATTTGTATTCGATTCGACGAAGGTAAGCTAAAACTTAACACTCTCCTTACAACTTCTATTACCACTACAAGAAACAGAGACACAACCAGCAAAAGACGCAATGGATCCATATGCCCTCAAGCAAGACAATAGAAAAAGGTTTAAGGACAAGCAGCACGCTAAGCAGCGTCATGCTACTCCTAGCGATAGAAAGTACAGGGCTTTGAAGCGCCAAGAACAGGCCcatgaagatgaacaggaggcaccaccaccaccacccTCAAACGAGTACAGATATCATGAAGACGTTACTATGGCGTATGGGGAGCAGCAAGACGAAGAACGTAATACTCATGCTAATAAAAGGGTGAGAGAGTTGTTGATGAACAAGGACGAAGGCTCTGGACTTAATCTAGACCAGGGGGGACTCTCCAAGGAATCACAGGCCGCAGTTACAAGGAAAGAACTTGAAAAGATGGACGTTGCTGGTCTGAACAGAGTTCTAGGAAGATCACATACGCCTGATTTGGTCAAACATACAAATGATCCTCTAGCACCTCCCAGACAGGCTACAAAGTCGCAAGAAAAGGCAAGAAAGGAACCTAGCCCTAACAAAAACGTTTCAACTGTTCCCCAAGACCTGAAAGATGACGAGGACTTCCTGGATGGACTCATTTAGTCTGAAGGATTCCTCCATTATGGATGATGTCATTTCTAACGAATGGCcttgtaaagaaatttcgATTTtaattgaaagaagaaataacTACCACTTTAACATGCAACCACAAAGATAGTCACCCAAGAAGACTTAAACGTATTTGTTTTATCTATCAgttattgaaaaagatgtCTACTGACGCTATGTATATGAATAGCCCTCATGTACTGAGGGCATCAGGAAAGCATACTAATAGGACAAGCCATGTGACAAAACTGGATAAGCAACGTATACAGCAGAATGATAAGGGTTCCAACAAATCAAAAAATGGTCAGGTCGCCATCAGTGTACCTAAAACTCAGGTACTACctaatggtgaaaaaccAGATTTTGGAAACTCAAATTCTACAAGGAAGTCGAAAAATGGAACCCAGAAAAAGGGAGGAGCTAAGGAACAGAAGGATGTGACAAAGGGATTAAGGAGCCTACGTCTACCAGATGAAAAGACTAAGAGTTCGAGgcagcaacaacaaaaggaaaaggaaactCAAAGTACTAAGAGTCAGAGTTCTAGGCCAAGGTCAAACTCGAATGCAAGTGCTGGTTTAAATTCGAGTTCGActccaatttcttcaacccCTCCAACTGTCCCCACCTCACCACTGGAAAAGCCGGCTGCAGCCATTCCTAATGTCACTCCTTTAATGGCACCAGGAGCTATTCcagtaccaccacctttaACAGGCTTGCCAAATCTCATGCCAAATTCAATACCACATCCACTCCCACCTCCACCTACAGGTGTCCAACCTTTACCCATGCAGCCACCTCTCTTTGGTGGTCCTGGATACCCCTACGGTAACTACGCAGTGAGACCTATGCCCTACATGAACCCTCAGACACCATCGCCGGTGGTTAGCCAAATGTATCCACAGATACCACTGCCAATGATGCAAATGCAAATGCAGATGCCTCAGGTAAATTCGGATACAGAAGCGCAGACGACTATGATGCAAACGACTATGATGACGGCAAAGCCTAGTGCAACAAGTACATCGTcttgttcaaattcaagGAGACCTACAACTACAAAATCTACTTCATTCGCAGGTGCATCTTTTGCATCAAAGGACCCGGTTATTAACAAGTTACCCAAACCAAGCTTCGCTTAAGGAGAAGTCTTGGAACCCTTTACTGGTTTTTTAGTGAATGGGATCGTTAGTAGGTCTGGCACCATACCGGTTTTATTCGcctttttccatttttttttttttttttttttttttttttttttaaataatATACATAAGTTTAGCATTCTATGTAGATCACTGGGTGAACTGAATGGAATTGTTAGTCTTAAATGGATTGATATGAATCACTGATTTAATAAGTTATACAAATTTGTTATTGAAAACGAAATATACACTAACATTACAAAACGACGTTCTTTGCcaatttgttcttgtaTTCCAAGATGGAACCGTCCCATCTGTAAGCGGTTTTGTTTTCGACGACAAAGATATCTTGGGcaattttatccaataaTCTGAAATCGTGGGAAACAACGACGACACCACCGTTGAAAGTGTTGATGGCTTCAGCAAGCGAATCAATAGTTGGAATATCGAGACCGTTTGTAGGTTCGTCTAATAGTAGAATGTTTGGAGCTTGTAGGGCCAGTAGGGCAAAGACAACACGAGAACGTTGACCTTCAGACAAAGTACCCATTTGAGCCTTTTGGCCATCACCAGTTAAACCGTAACGACCTAATTGACCTCTCCAGTATTGGAAATCTTGAGAAATGTGAGAG includes these proteins:
- the KIP3 gene encoding tubulin-dependent ATPase KIP3 (similar to uniprot|P53086 Saccharomyces cerevisiae YGL216W KIP3 Kinesin-related motor protein involved in mitotic spindle positioning), whose translation is MDSKERQSSIVVAVRVRPFTDYESSHLMPEGRDEFYVNMGDSNLVLPNGNSVGDSDEKYQKSNTRLPAMLRPQGIRRIVECVDDKMLIFDPADTNPLNKVGETVLNSMYSRKNRSRRRLRRNGGEVRFVFDRLFDVDSTQKDVYESTMIPLLDSVLDGFNGTVFAYGATGCGKTYTISGSPENPGIIFQAMQELFNRIENLKDTKHFELSLSFLEIYNESIRDLLCPETSSKKLVILEDSNESIRVSNLSHYNPQKVEDVMDLVIKGNMNRTTSATDANEASSRSHAVLQIHIMQHNRTADLKSDHTFATLSIIDLAGSERAATTKNRGNRLYEGANINRSLLALGNCINALCLNDGTRRSCHVPYRDSKLTRLLKFSLGGNCKTVMIVCISPSSTHYDETLNTLKYANRAKEIKTKVSRNNQTLDRHVSSYLKMISEQKQEIDELRRREQVVIDMRLKKYQLTQEKVQLAIEDCLQNVQTAFAKAGNFHNSKNIKSLMLCKRRFLQLVQLELINVISLVQEWTDPQIYQSSTLLHDQLTNKIRELEDAFDQPGELDLVLERCRTVDLPKLKEMEGWNDARDLPYFEAQLDHLAEFIRNEILINASAMVERVLQDEILSQRFKFLSLCLAHDTNIAAAVQDLVKIDEEFETFGRNFVISSGSSRSSSPPTVSSTQSILKPATRRSGPRRVTKATDSPTGSSSPNGNNGSNRKNLQTPVVTKTVRWLNLESPSTTPEPTDMDVSMQDAEPVGTAVGAGRPTMLPRQAPRNSLLDRRLGE
- the MDM34 gene encoding ERMES complex subunit MDM34 (similar to uniprot|P53083 Saccharomyces cerevisiae YGL219C MDM34 Mitochondrial outer membrane protein colocalizes with mtDNA nucleids required for mitochondria shape), whose protein sequence is MSFRFNSQAFEDNSFNEKIREKLTQALNSSSSDSRSPKVTKTTMGEGSTSKKDSGSGGKSRKFDILKSGITVSKVNFPTTPQLEILDLDISAQPRSLVKGICKISCKDAMLQIQTEVEANLLLVYSECSPSFATPNMICNDSFTIPITMVFSEIRLEAITNIFVKHSGIGISFNDVNLDFKFDCSMKILQSTIERRLKNSMHHLFKEVLPSVIFSMSQSLFLSEAARNQEMHNESRGDSRPSPRVVLEESDLQELSPANMLRLSTLISSRQTLSLHGTVLNVPSTIPGCLERQNLHRFNSRIPSLSNYYASYKEEEKSRQVEVKKSVGSSVPLPHTSFAANPNLLPVRTLQEGAYDLPTITGIQNRIFERSTDENERPRRRKLKIKMSGRKQQPQAPKEEEPKQAEQQPETEPQQQRLLPTPEIPSREQASTPVDIDPTVSTPDSPDTEITSPKPLSIRNPILSDVEKMDSEDASAKSFVAPLKLPVSITSKYFNYPADHISAQTPRRYSPQRINWEDALFNTSELSNLRTSLYSPIARGSLLNPTKERPDRGRILDNRRLSFVGLNFKGGKWGDDDDPPPYSG
- the BOL2 gene encoding Bol2p (highly similar to gnl|GLV|CAGL0I06985g Candida glabrata CAGL0I06985g and similar to YGL220W uniprot|P53082 Saccharomyces cerevisiae YGL220W Hypothetical ORF) — protein: MKFHLSDPYMVNQHQETRRSRMVSKDQIEIRIKENVSELYQTIVTDISGGCGQSFDIVVVSNSFQGKNKLQRSRWMNTVLKEEIAQIHAFSCKCYTEAEWSKIVT
- the NIF3 gene encoding uncharacterized protein (similar to uniprot|P53081 Saccharomyces cerevisiae YGL221C) gives rise to the protein MSRALARSQLQRFINAVTKYYPSGYADSSWDNTGLLIDCSVEKASSEEPRVLLTVDLTASVVQEAIEKGCNAILAYHPFIFPSWKSLSPHSNPQHRSALRLIQEGISVYSPHTAVDAAKGGVNDWLAFGLAGNDRYRVVSNVVLEPIKGQCINGEEPSEVGYGRLVTLSAPLSLAQIVENVKKSLGIPHVQVASLAKDHQQHNIRKIALCAGSGSGVFKSLREDVDLYYSGELGHHEVLRYKESGKAVIVCNHSNTERGFLRDEFSKQLQDEGIENIVSETDVDPLQVV
- a CDS encoding uncharacterized protein (similar to uniprot|P40022 Saccharomyces cerevisiae YER034W Hypothetical ORF) encodes the protein MDPYALKQDNRKRFKDKQHAKQRHATPSDRKYRALKRQEQAHEDEQEAPPPPPSNEYRYHEDVTMAYGEQQDEERNTHANKRVRELLMNKDEGSGLNLDQGGLSKESQAAVTRKELEKMDVAGLNRVLGRSHTPDLVKHTNDPLAPPRQATKSQEKARKEPSPNKNVSTVPQDLKDDEDFLDGLI
- a CDS encoding uncharacterized protein (weakly similar to uniprot|P53080 Saccharomyces cerevisiae YGL222C) is translated as MSTDAMYMNSPHVLRASGKHTNRTSHVTKLDKQRIQQNDKGSNKSKNGQVAISVPKTQVLPNGEKPDFGNSNSTRKSKNGTQKKGGAKEQKDVTKGLRSLRLPDEKTKSSRQQQQKEKETQSTKSQSSRPRSNSNASAGLNSSSTPISSTPPTVPTSPLEKPAAAIPNVTPLMAPGAIPVPPPLTGLPNLMPNSIPHPLPPPPTGVQPLPMQPPLFGGPGYPYGNYAVRPMPYMNPQTPSPVVSQMYPQIPLPMMQMQMQMPQVNSDTEAQTTMMQTTMMTAKPSATSTSSCSNSRRPTTTKSTSFAGASFASKDPVINKLPKPSFA